Proteins from one Cetobacterium sp. ZOR0034 genomic window:
- the trxA gene encoding thioredoxin, whose amino-acid sequence MGKVLSLNNSNFKGEVTESKGIVLVDFWADWCGPCKMLAPILEELSGETSAKICKVNVDESGDLAGDYGIRSIPTMIIFKDGVKVDQIVGLRQKSELLEKLNSY is encoded by the coding sequence ATGGGAAAAGTTTTAAGTTTAAATAATTCAAATTTTAAAGGTGAAGTAACAGAATCAAAAGGAATTGTATTAGTGGATTTCTGGGCTGACTGGTGTGGACCTTGTAAGATGTTAGCTCCAATTTTAGAAGAGCTTTCAGGAGAAACTTCTGCAAAGATATGTAAAGTGAATGTAGATGAAAGTGGAGATTTAGCTGGAGATTACGGAATTAGAAGTATCCCAACAATGATTATCTTTAAAGATGGAGTTAAAGTTGATCAAATCGTTGGATTAAGACAAAAATCAGAGCTTTTAGAAAAATTGAATTCTTATTAA
- a CDS encoding FAD-dependent oxidoreductase, with amino-acid sequence MNSFKLKDDIYWVGSLNPDLKVFDVIMETQFGTTYNSYLLKGSEKIAIFETVKEIKFNEFLERLKTCLDDIKLIDYIVLNHTEPDHSGSVGKLLDLAPNAKVVGSKNTIEFLKGILNKEFPHIIVEHGDKISLGDKTLKFISAPFLHWPDSIYTYVEEDKVLVTCDSFGSHYSFDDILLSKLPLEKKRDYMIALRYYYMCIFSPFRKYVLEGIEKIKDLKIEMILPGHGPVLDVDIDKVIETYKNWSTVKNPNEFKSVIIPYATAYGYTRELAKEIEKGIKDYNSTVDVKSYDLDVQNFGKLEGEILREFQWADGIIFGSCTINGDTLPVIWNLLTSLNPIVHGGKYVSAFGSYGWSGEAVPNILDRLNQLRMNVIDGIKINFRASRKELDSAFEFGQNFAKHMFLKTIPEKIVAEEVENLNPDRKFMKWTCTVCGESYNQIDAPDICPACGVGKEFFVPSPIEEKLKKVETDDMIVIVGGGVAALSAAKAARERSEDVRITILSNENEYPYYRTLLSEMIGESIERDKFLVKNEKWYEDKKIEVRLNTVVENIDHESKRLKTSKGIVQYDKLIIATGAKAMIPSIGNSHLKGIFTVRDKNDVDEIKNYCIGKKKAVVIGGGVLGLESACGLQKLGLEVTVVEMMQRILPRQLDEDGSKIFEKCIEKSNVKLYKNSKAERFKGTNDVEGIYLDNGEFVKADIVIISSGITPNKELAQSADIKTNRGIVVDEKMQTSKENIYACGDVAEYKGNIIGLWQISSDQGKVAALNALGIDERYEDKIQPVTFEGMGTKIFSAGGVLETGDSVSETIFEELIYKKLNFKNSQLMSGILIGDVEKGIVIIKGLKDEEKKGNLLKKFYK; translated from the coding sequence ATGAACTCTTTTAAATTGAAAGATGATATCTATTGGGTAGGATCACTGAATCCTGATTTGAAAGTTTTTGATGTAATAATGGAAACTCAGTTTGGAACAACTTATAACTCTTATCTATTAAAAGGTAGTGAAAAGATTGCTATTTTTGAAACAGTAAAAGAGATTAAATTCAATGAGTTTTTAGAGAGACTCAAAACATGTTTAGATGATATAAAGTTGATAGATTATATAGTTTTAAACCATACAGAACCTGATCATTCGGGATCCGTAGGAAAATTATTAGATTTAGCTCCGAATGCAAAAGTGGTAGGATCAAAAAATACGATTGAATTTTTAAAAGGAATTTTAAATAAAGAGTTTCCTCATATTATTGTAGAACACGGGGATAAAATCTCTTTAGGAGATAAAACCTTGAAATTTATTTCAGCTCCGTTTTTGCACTGGCCAGATTCAATCTATACATATGTTGAAGAGGATAAAGTTTTAGTCACGTGTGACTCTTTTGGTTCACACTATAGCTTTGACGATATTTTGCTTTCAAAGTTACCATTAGAGAAAAAAAGAGATTATATGATTGCCTTAAGATATTATTATATGTGTATTTTCTCGCCATTTAGAAAATATGTTTTAGAGGGTATTGAAAAGATAAAAGATTTAAAGATAGAGATGATTTTACCTGGTCATGGACCAGTTTTAGATGTGGATATAGATAAAGTTATTGAAACATATAAAAATTGGTCAACAGTAAAAAATCCAAATGAATTTAAAAGTGTAATAATTCCTTATGCTACAGCTTATGGATACACAAGAGAGTTAGCAAAAGAGATAGAAAAAGGGATAAAAGATTATAACAGTACAGTAGATGTAAAAAGTTATGATTTGGATGTACAGAATTTTGGAAAATTAGAAGGTGAAATTTTAAGAGAGTTTCAATGGGCTGATGGAATAATATTTGGAAGTTGTACGATAAATGGAGATACACTCCCAGTTATTTGGAATCTTTTAACATCTTTAAATCCAATTGTTCACGGTGGAAAATATGTTTCAGCTTTTGGAAGTTATGGATGGAGCGGAGAAGCAGTTCCAAATATTTTAGATAGATTAAATCAACTTCGAATGAACGTTATCGATGGAATAAAAATTAATTTTAGAGCATCAAGAAAAGAGTTAGATTCAGCTTTCGAGTTTGGACAGAATTTTGCAAAGCATATGTTTTTAAAAACTATTCCAGAAAAAATTGTGGCAGAGGAAGTAGAAAATCTAAATCCAGACAGAAAATTTATGAAGTGGACTTGTACAGTTTGTGGTGAAAGTTACAATCAGATTGACGCACCAGATATTTGTCCAGCTTGTGGTGTTGGAAAAGAATTCTTTGTTCCATCTCCAATAGAGGAGAAGTTAAAGAAAGTTGAAACGGATGATATGATTGTTATTGTTGGAGGAGGAGTTGCGGCATTATCAGCAGCTAAAGCAGCTAGAGAAAGAAGTGAAGATGTGAGAATAACAATCCTATCCAATGAAAATGAATATCCATACTATAGAACCCTTTTATCAGAAATGATAGGGGAAAGTATTGAAAGGGATAAATTCTTAGTAAAAAATGAGAAATGGTACGAAGATAAAAAAATAGAAGTAAGATTAAATACAGTTGTAGAAAATATAGACCATGAGAGTAAGAGATTAAAAACATCTAAAGGCATAGTACAATATGACAAATTAATAATAGCAACTGGAGCAAAAGCAATGATTCCTAGTATAGGGAATTCGCATCTTAAAGGTATATTTACTGTTAGAGATAAAAATGATGTTGATGAGATAAAAAATTATTGTATTGGTAAGAAAAAAGCTGTTGTTATAGGTGGAGGAGTTTTAGGGTTGGAATCAGCATGCGGATTACAAAAGTTGGGATTAGAAGTTACCGTTGTAGAGATGATGCAGAGAATTTTGCCAAGACAACTTGATGAAGATGGATCAAAGATTTTTGAAAAATGTATAGAAAAAAGTAACGTAAAATTATACAAAAACTCTAAAGCGGAAAGATTTAAAGGTACGAATGACGTTGAAGGAATTTATCTAGATAATGGAGAGTTTGTGAAAGCGGATATTGTAATAATAAGTTCTGGAATTACTCCAAACAAAGAGTTGGCTCAATCTGCAGATATAAAAACTAATAGAGGAATTGTTGTTGATGAAAAAATGCAAACTTCTAAAGAAAATATATATGCATGTGGAGATGTTGCTGAGTATAAAGGAAATATAATTGGACTTTGGCAAATCTCATCAGATCAAGGAAAAGTAGCCGCATTAAATGCTTTAGGAATAGATGAAAGATATGAAGATAAAATTCAACCGGTAACTTTTGAAGGCATGGGTACAAAAATATTTTCAGCAGGAGGAGTTTTAGAAACAGGAGATTCAGTTTCTGAAACAATATTTGAAGAGTTAATCTATAAAAAGTTAAATTTTAAAAATTCTCAATTAATGTCTGGAATTTTAATTGGTGATGTGGAAAAAGGAATAGTAATCATAAAAGGATTAAAAGATGAAGAGAAAAAAGGAAATCTTTTAAAAAAGTTCTATAAATAG